In Malania oleifera isolate guangnan ecotype guangnan chromosome 8, ASM2987363v1, whole genome shotgun sequence, a single window of DNA contains:
- the LOC131162086 gene encoding pentatricopeptide repeat-containing protein At3g24000, mitochondrial-like, protein MASLPSFAVGSTPKLEADLRKHSSTSHLTDKSPGVSYQRSHTTTKLEGSSESVRDGFFMIREDTKIESSLYVPILQECIDGKNSVSDAHIAHAHMIKTGAHEDFYLMTFLVNVYGKCGAMGDARKVFDKLPRRNVVTWTALMTGYVHNLQPELALRVFLEMIEAGAYPTNYTLGCVFSACSSLCLAELGEQIHAYAIKYHIEFDRSVGSSICSMYSKCGSLESVVKAFRRVEEKDVISWTAAICACVDNGVAAMGLRFFTEMLSEGVEPNEFTLTGALSSCCMMRAFGVGEQVHSLCVKLGYESNPRITNSIMYLYLKFGLIKDARRLFDQVESASLVAWNTMIAGHAQMMDLAKDDLSAHNSGTEALNIFLKLNQSGIKPDLFTLSSILTICSGLAALEQGEQVHALTIKTGFLSDVVVGTALINMYNKCGSIERANQAFVEMPTRTLVSWTSMITGFAQHGQSQQALQLFEDMRRAGVRPNKITFVGVLSACSHAGMVDEAMSYFEMIKAEYKIKPVMEHFACLIDMFVRLGQLEEAFDFIKKMNFEPNKFIWSILVAGCKSHGKLELGFYAAEQLLKLKLNDTETYLLLLKMYVSAGRWKDVAKVRKMKKEEKLGKLRDWSWIRFKDKVHSFKPDDRSHPHSEKMYELLEDLLNKSKSLGYESLGSIEVTDEDSDEETSSAVYHSEQLAVAFGLLNMPSAVPLRIIKSIAMCKDCHSFIKFVSLLTSREIIIRDSKRLHKFINGPCSCGDFGSLL, encoded by the exons ATGGCGTCTTTGCCTTCATTTGCTGTTGGTAGCACCCCCAAGCTCGAAGCAGACCTCAGAAAACACTCCTCCACTTCTCATTTAACCGACAAG AGTCCAGGCGTCTCTTATCAGAGAAGTCACACGACTACCAAATTGGAGGGAAGTTCAGAGAGTGTCCGAGATGGGTTTTTTATGATCAGAGAGGACACAAAGATTGAATCATCCCTTTACGTCCCCATATTGCAAGAATGCATAGACGGGAAGAATTCGGTTTCAGATGCTCATATTGCTCATGCCCACATGATAAAAACCGGAGCCCACGAAGACTTCTATCTCATGACGTTCCTCGTCAATGTTTATGGAAAATGCGGAGCCATGGGGGACGCTCGCAAGGTTTTCGACAAATTGCCCAGGAGAAATGTCGTTACATGGACAGCCTTGATGACAGGTTACGTTCACAATTTGCAGCCAGAGCTCGCCCTACGCGTTTTCCTAGAAATGATCGAAGCTGGGGCTTATCCTACAAACTACACTTTGGGGTGTGTTTTTAGTGCATGCTCTTCATTGTGCTTGGCTGAATTGGGGGAACAGATCCATGCGTATGCTATTAAATACCATATTGAATTTGATAGAAGCGTTGGCAGCTCCATTTGTAGCATGTACTCTAAATGTGGCAGCTTGGAATCTGTTGTGAAAGCCTTCAGGAGAGTCGAAGAGAAGGATGTGATTTCATGGACCGCAGCTATATGTGCTTGTGTTGATAATGGTGTAGCTGCAATGGGTTTGAGATTTTTCACCGAGATGCTTTCTGAGGGGGTTGAGCCTAATGAGTTCACTCTGACTGGCGCCTTGAGCTCCTGTTGTATGATGCGGGCTTTTGGTGTTGGGGAACAAGTTCATTCATTGTGCGTTAAACTTGGTTATGAATCAAACCCACGCATCACAAATTCTATCATGTATCTGTACCTAAAGTTTGGACTGATAAAGGATGCGAGGAGATTGTTTGATCAAGTGGAAAGTGCCAGTTTAGTTGCATGGAATACGATGATTGCAGGCCATGCACAAATGATGGATCTTGCAAAAGATGACCTTTCAGCACACAATAGTGGAACTGAGGCACTAAACATTTTTTTGAAATTGAACCAGTCAGGTATAAAGCCTGATTTATTCACCTTGTCAAGCATCTTAACCATTTGTAGTGGTTTGGCAGCCTTAGAACAGGGGGAACAAGTTCATGCTCTGACCATTAAAACTGGGTTTTTGTCGGATGTGGTTGTGGGAACTGCACTTATTAACATGTATAATAAATGTGGGAGCATTGAAAGAGCCAACCAAGCTTTTGTGGAGATGCCTACAAGAACTTTGGTTTCCTGGACTTCTATGATTACTGGATTTGCACAGCATGGCCAGTCTCAACAAGCATTGCAGCTGTTTGAGGATATGCGACGAGCAGGAGTTAGACCAAATAAGATAACTTTTGTGGGTGTTCTTTCAGCTTGTAGCCATGCAGGGATGGTTGATGAGGCAATGAGTTACTTTGAGATGATTAAAGCTGAGTACAAAATCAAACCTGTGATGGAGCATTTTGCATGCCTGATTGATATGTTTGTGAGGTTGGGTCAGCTGGAAGAAGCCTTTGATTTTATCAAGAAGATGAATTTTGAGCCCAACAAATTTATATGGTCAATCTTGGTAGCAGGCTGCAAAAGTCATGGGAAACTAGAGTTAGGGTTTTATGCCGCTGAACAACTACTGAAACTGAAACTAAATGACACTGAAACCTATCTCTTGTTGTTGAAAATGTATGTCTCAGCAGGGAGATGGAAGGATGTTGCAAAGgtgagaaaaatgaagaaagaagagAAACTTGGAAAATTACGGGACTGGAGCTGGATTCGCTTTAAAGACAAGGTTCACTCATTCAAACCTGATGATCGATCACATCCTCACAGTGAAAAGATGTATGAACTGTTGGAGGATTTGCTTAACAAATCAAAAAGTCTCGGCTATGAGTCGCTAGGAAGTATAGAGGTAACTGATGAGGACAGCGATGAAGAAACATCCTCTGCTGTTTATCACAGTGAACAGCTGGCTGTGGCATTTGGGCTGTTAAACATGCCAAGTGCTGTGCCATTGCGGATAATCAAGAGTATTGCAATGTGCAAGGACTGCCATAGTTTTATTAAGTTTGTCTCTTTGCTGACTTCTAGGGAAATTATCATTCGAGATAGTAAGCGGCTTCACAAATTTATAAATGGACCCTGCTCTTGTGGGGATTTTGGCAGTCTTCTTTGA
- the LOC131162087 gene encoding CBL-interacting serine/threonine-protein kinase 8 isoform X1 produces the protein MVVRKVGKYELGRTIGEGTFAKVKFAQNTETGESVAMKVLDRGTIIKHKMVDQIKREISIMKLVRHPYVVRLHEVLASRTKIYIILEFITGGELFDKIVQQGRLSENDSRRYFQQLIDGVDYCHSKGVYHRDLKPENLLLDSQENLKISDFGLSALPGQGVSLLRTTCGTPNYVAPEVLSHKGYDGAVADVWSCGVILYVLMAGYLPFDELDLATLYIKIERAEFSCPSWFPIGAKSLIHKILDPNPETRIRIDQIRNDEWFSKGYVPVRLLEYEDVNLDDINAAFDDPEELHSSEQRGNEEMSPLILNAFDLIILSQGLNLSSLFDRGQDSLKHQTRFVSQKPAKVVLSSMEVVAQSMGFKTHIRNYKMRVEGLSANKTAHFSVILEIFEIAPTFFMVDIQKAAGDAGEYLKFYKNFYSNLEDIVWKPASESSKLRISKTKCKRH, from the exons ATGGTGGTGAGGAAGGTTGGGAAGTACGAGTTGGGAAGGACGATCGGCGAGGGGACCTTCGCCAAGGTGAAGTTCGCCCAGAACACCGAGACTGGGGAGAGCGTTGCCATGAAAGTTCTCGATCGCGGCACCATCATCAAGCACAAGATGGTCGACCAG ATTAAGAGGGAGATATCTATAATGAAGCTTGTTCGACACCCATATGTTGTTCGTCTGCACGAG GTTCTTGCAAGCCGTACAAAAATCTATATTATCTTGGAGTTCATTACAGGTGGCGAATTGTTTGATAAAATA GTTCAACAAGGGCGGTTGAGTGAAAATGATTCTCGGAGATATTTCCAACAGCTCATTGATGGTGTGGATTATTGCCACAGTAAAGGAGTCTACCACAGAGACTTGAAG CCTGAAAATCTTCTACTAGATTCTCAAGAAAATCTAAAAATTTCAGATTTTGGTTTAAGTGCATTACCTGGACAA GGAGTCAGCCTCCTTCGGACAACTTGTGGGACTCCCAACTATGTAGCTCCGGAG GTGCTCAGTCACAAGGGTTACGATGGTGCTGTGGCTGATGTTTGGTCCTGTGGCGTCATCCTTTATGTTCTGATGGCCGGCTACCTCCCATTTGATGAACTTGATCTTGCAACTTTGTACATTAAG ATTGAGAGAGCGGAGTTTTCATGCCCATCTTGGTTTCCCATAGGGGCAAAATCTCTAATTCATAAAATTTTAGACCCAAATCCTGAAACT CGTATACGGATTGATCAGATTAGGAACGATGAGTGGTTTAGTAAGGGGTATGTTCCAGTCAGACTTCTCGAATATGAAGATGTTAATCTGGATGATATAAATGCTGCTTTTGATGATCCTGAG GAGCTGCACTCCAGCGAGCAACGTGGGAATGAAGAGATGAGTCCACTAATTCTAAATGCATTTGACCTAATTATTCTTTCTCAAGGCTTGAACCTTTCATCTCTGTTTGACCGTGGGCAG GACTCTTTGAAACATCAGACACGCTTTGTTTCACAGAAACCAGCTAAGGTTGTTCTATCAAGTATGGAAGTTGTTGCACAGTCCATGGGTTTCAAGACACATATTCGTAATTATAAG ATGAGGGTGGAAGGTCTTTCAGCAAATAAGACTGCACATTTCTCAGTTATTCTGGAA ATATTTGAAATAGCTCCCACATTTTTCATGGTAGATATTCAGAAAGCAGCTGGAGATGCTGGTGAATACCTTAAG TTTTACAAGAACTTTTATAGCAACCTTGAGGATATTGTTTGGAAGCCAGCTAGTGAATCAAGCAAATTAAGGATCAGCAAGACGAAGTGTAAAAGGCATTGA
- the LOC131162087 gene encoding CBL-interacting serine/threonine-protein kinase 8 isoform X2: protein MVVRKVGKYELGRTIGEGTFAKVKFAQNTETGESVAMKVLDRGTIIKHKMVDQIKREISIMKLVRHPYVVRLHEVLASRTKIYIILEFITGGELFDKIVQQGRLSENDSRRYFQQLIDGVDYCHSKGVYHRDLKPENLLLDSQENLKISDFGLSALPGQGVSLLRTTCGTPNYVAPEVLSHKGYDGAVADVWSCGVILYVLMAGYLPFDELDLATLYIKIERAEFSCPSWFPIGAKSLIHKILDPNPETRIRIDQIRNDEWFSKGYVPVRLLEYEDVNLDDINAAFDDPEELHSSEQRGNEEMSPLILNAFDLIILSQGLNLSSLFDRGQDSLKHQTRFVSQKPAKVVLSSMEVVAQSMGFKTHIRNYKMRVEGLSANKTAHFSVILEIFRKQLEMLVNTLSFTRTFIATLRILFGSQLVNQAN from the exons ATGGTGGTGAGGAAGGTTGGGAAGTACGAGTTGGGAAGGACGATCGGCGAGGGGACCTTCGCCAAGGTGAAGTTCGCCCAGAACACCGAGACTGGGGAGAGCGTTGCCATGAAAGTTCTCGATCGCGGCACCATCATCAAGCACAAGATGGTCGACCAG ATTAAGAGGGAGATATCTATAATGAAGCTTGTTCGACACCCATATGTTGTTCGTCTGCACGAG GTTCTTGCAAGCCGTACAAAAATCTATATTATCTTGGAGTTCATTACAGGTGGCGAATTGTTTGATAAAATA GTTCAACAAGGGCGGTTGAGTGAAAATGATTCTCGGAGATATTTCCAACAGCTCATTGATGGTGTGGATTATTGCCACAGTAAAGGAGTCTACCACAGAGACTTGAAG CCTGAAAATCTTCTACTAGATTCTCAAGAAAATCTAAAAATTTCAGATTTTGGTTTAAGTGCATTACCTGGACAA GGAGTCAGCCTCCTTCGGACAACTTGTGGGACTCCCAACTATGTAGCTCCGGAG GTGCTCAGTCACAAGGGTTACGATGGTGCTGTGGCTGATGTTTGGTCCTGTGGCGTCATCCTTTATGTTCTGATGGCCGGCTACCTCCCATTTGATGAACTTGATCTTGCAACTTTGTACATTAAG ATTGAGAGAGCGGAGTTTTCATGCCCATCTTGGTTTCCCATAGGGGCAAAATCTCTAATTCATAAAATTTTAGACCCAAATCCTGAAACT CGTATACGGATTGATCAGATTAGGAACGATGAGTGGTTTAGTAAGGGGTATGTTCCAGTCAGACTTCTCGAATATGAAGATGTTAATCTGGATGATATAAATGCTGCTTTTGATGATCCTGAG GAGCTGCACTCCAGCGAGCAACGTGGGAATGAAGAGATGAGTCCACTAATTCTAAATGCATTTGACCTAATTATTCTTTCTCAAGGCTTGAACCTTTCATCTCTGTTTGACCGTGGGCAG GACTCTTTGAAACATCAGACACGCTTTGTTTCACAGAAACCAGCTAAGGTTGTTCTATCAAGTATGGAAGTTGTTGCACAGTCCATGGGTTTCAAGACACATATTCGTAATTATAAG ATGAGGGTGGAAGGTCTTTCAGCAAATAAGACTGCACATTTCTCAGTTATTCTGGAA ATATTCAGAAAGCAGCTGGAGATGCTGGTGAATACCTTAAG TTTTACAAGAACTTTTATAGCAACCTTGAGGATATTGTTTGGAAGCCAGCTAGTGAATCAAGCAAATTAA